The following are encoded together in the Oncorhynchus nerka isolate Pitt River linkage group LG25, Oner_Uvic_2.0, whole genome shotgun sequence genome:
- the b3gnt7 gene encoding UDP-GlcNAc:betaGal beta-1,3-N-acetylglucosaminyltransferase 7 — protein MMTSRDKWRVYKRVCVVFFLAAVTLTVVQRGAPFQIERQGRMEAPSEGGENRAQQQNTGLYPGTNTFWKASKGKQAESTATATGTTEEFSITQERAGSRTWDVSSANCSANLNFTNQDWFRGLEENFKQFLLYRHCRFFPMLINHPEKCSGETYLLMVIKSIATQHDRREVIRKTWGKEQVVDGKKVKTVFLLGTSSNEAEKANHQKLLEYEDYIYRDILQWDFQDSFFNLTLKETHFLKWFSTYCADVRYVFKGDDDVFVSVENIFEYLEASTQVKNLFVGDVLFKAKPIRRKENKYYIPQPLYNKTHYPPYAGGGGFLMDAPLARRLYWASDSLELYPIDDVFLGMCLEVLQVTPIKHNAFKTFGLVKNKDSKLNQEPCFFKSMIVVHKLLPSELIHMWNLVNSNLICSQKVEIL, from the coding sequence gATGACCAGTAGGGATAAATGGAGGGTTTACAAGCGGGTATGTGTCGTGTTCTTTCTGGCTGCGGTGACGTTGACGGTGGTCCAGAGAGGGGCTCCCTTCCAAATCGAGAGGCAGGGTCGCATGGAGGCCCCCTCTGAGGGAGGGGAGAACAGGGCCCAGCAGCAGAATACGGGCCTCTACCCAGGGACCAACACCTTCTGGAAGGCTAGCAAGGGCAAACAAGCCGAGTCTACAGCCACCGCCACTGGCACCACGGAGGAGTTCAGCATCACCCAGGAGCGAGCTGGCTCCCGGACCTGGGACGTGTCCAGTGCCAACTGCAGTGCCAACCTCAACTTCACCAACCAGGACTGGTTCAGGGGCTTGGAGGAGAACTTTAAGCAGTTCCTTCTGTACCGCCACTGCCGCTTCTTCCCCATGCTCATCAACCATCCGGAGAAGTGCTCCGGGGAGACCTACCTGCTCATGGTCATCAAGTCCATCGCTACGCAGCACGACCGCCGCGAGGTGATCCGCAAGACGTGGGGCAAGGAGCAGGTTGTTGACGGCAAGAAGGTGAAGACAGTGTTCTTGCTGGGGACGTCGTCCAACGAGGCTGAGAAGGCCAACCATCAGAAGCTCCTGGAGTACGAGGACTACATCTACAGAGATATACTCCAATGGGACTTCCAGGACAGCTTCTTCAACCTGACCCTCAAGGAGACCCACTTCCTTAAGTGGTTCTCCACCTACTGTGCCGACGTGCGCTACGTCTTCAAGGGCGACGACGACGTCTTCGTCAGTGTGGAGAACATCTTTGAGTACCTGGAAGCCAGCACCCAGGTCAAGAACCTCTTCGTTGGTGACGTGCTCTTCAAGGCCAAGCCCATTCGCAGGAAGGAGAACAAGTACTACATCCCACAACCACTTTACAACAAGACCCACTACCCTCCATACGCCGGAGGCGGTGGGTTCCTCATGGACGCACCCCTGGCCAGGAGGCTCTACTGGGCCTCAGACTCTCTGGAGCTGTACCCCATCGACGATGTGTTCCTGGGCATGTGTCTGGAGGTGCTGCAGGTCACACCCATCAAGCACAATGCTTTTAAGACATTTGGTCTGGTCAAGAACAAGGACAGCAAGCTCAACCAAGAACCTTGTTTCTTTAAGAGTATGATCGTGGTTCACAAGCTGCTACCGTCAGAGCTCATACACATGTGGAACCTGGTGAACAGTAATCTCATCTGTTCGCAGAAAGTGGAGATCTTATAG